A section of the Salinisphaera sp. T31B1 genome encodes:
- a CDS encoding tartrate dehydrogenase has product MRTHKIAVMPGDGIGLEVIEAGKTVLARLADSSGALRFDFTDFDWSSKRYLEQGRYIPEGGLDELRTFDAIYFGAVGSQDVPDHVSLWDLRLAICQGFDQYANLRPARVLPGVSSRLSGAEKIDWAIVRENSEGEYSGNGGRVHRGLPNEIGTEVSVFSREGVERIHRFAFELAASRPRKKLLLVTKSNAQRHGMVLWDEVFFEVATEFPDVQIQRELVDAVTTRMVLKPETIDTVVATNLHADIISDLAAALSGSLGIAPTANLNPSGDFPSMFEPIHGSAFDIAGQGIANPVGAFWTAVMMLEHLGETTAARRLMDAIETVTGAGLLARDLGGDASTAQITEAVCAEIDRTADD; this is encoded by the coding sequence ATGAGAACGCACAAGATCGCCGTGATGCCTGGAGACGGTATCGGCCTGGAGGTCATCGAGGCCGGCAAGACGGTCCTCGCCCGACTGGCCGACAGCTCCGGCGCGCTCCGTTTCGACTTCACGGATTTCGACTGGAGTTCGAAGCGCTATCTCGAACAGGGCCGCTATATTCCCGAGGGCGGCCTGGACGAACTCAGAACCTTCGATGCGATCTATTTCGGTGCCGTGGGCAGTCAGGACGTCCCGGATCATGTCTCGCTCTGGGATCTTCGCCTGGCGATCTGCCAGGGGTTCGATCAGTACGCCAACCTGCGCCCGGCGCGCGTGCTGCCCGGCGTATCCAGCCGTTTGTCCGGCGCCGAGAAGATCGACTGGGCCATCGTGCGCGAAAACAGTGAAGGCGAGTACTCCGGCAACGGTGGCCGGGTTCATCGTGGACTGCCCAACGAAATCGGCACCGAGGTCTCGGTATTTTCGCGCGAGGGTGTCGAACGGATCCATCGCTTTGCCTTTGAACTGGCCGCGTCCCGGCCACGCAAGAAGCTGCTGCTGGTGACCAAGTCGAACGCCCAGCGACACGGCATGGTTCTCTGGGACGAAGTCTTCTTCGAAGTCGCCACCGAGTTTCCGGACGTCCAGATCCAGCGCGAACTGGTGGATGCGGTCACCACACGCATGGTGCTCAAGCCCGAGACCATCGACACCGTGGTCGCGACCAACCTGCATGCCGACATCATCTCCGATCTGGCCGCCGCCCTGTCGGGCAGCCTCGGCATCGCACCCACCGCCAATCTGAATCCGTCCGGCGATTTCCCCTCGATGTTCGAGCCTATCCATGGCTCGGCGTTCGATATCGCCGGCCAGGGCATCGCCAACCCGGTCGGCGCCTTCTGGACCGCCGTGATGATGCTTGAGCATCTGGGAGAAACCACCGCCGCGCGCCGCTTGATGGATGCGATCGAGACGGTCACCGGCGCAGGGCTGCTGGCGCGCGATCTGGGCGGCGACGCGAGTACGGCCCAGATCACCGAAGCGGTCTGCGCCGAGATCGATAGAACGGCCGACGACTGA
- a CDS encoding SLC13 family permease translates to MSGALITLAILLIAVVLFVTELLPLAVTALGVLISLVVTRILTPEQAFQGFVNHNVILFCAMFVIGGALFETGMANRIGGLVTHFAKTERQLLAGVMIVVALMSGFLSNTGTAAVMIPAVLGIASRSGMRRSRLLMPLAFASAMGGNLSLIGAPGNLIVDSTLTKMTDGAAHFGFFSYALIGLPMMVVALAYFLSFGYKLLPDHEVADDGAFSDDIQPAAPWKQYLALGVLAATVLAMVFKSYVGLGMHVIGVVGALLLIVVGVMSESKALRAIDARVIFLFAGMLPMATAMQQTGLGRLLAESVVDWLGEAPSPRVLLSVLFVISAGLSQFMSNTATTALLAPIGGAIAVGLGADPSAVLMAVCIGGSCAFATPLGMPANTMVLGLGGYRFNDYVKAGWPLILMGYLVCVILLPMIWPFFPAAP, encoded by the coding sequence ATGTCCGGCGCCCTGATTACGCTGGCGATCCTGTTGATCGCCGTGGTGCTGTTCGTCACCGAGCTGCTGCCGCTGGCAGTCACTGCGCTGGGCGTGCTCATCAGTCTGGTGGTGACCCGCATACTCACCCCGGAACAGGCGTTTCAGGGGTTCGTCAACCATAACGTCATCCTGTTCTGTGCGATGTTCGTGATCGGCGGCGCGCTGTTCGAAACGGGCATGGCCAATCGTATCGGTGGTCTGGTCACCCATTTCGCCAAGACCGAACGCCAACTGCTGGCCGGGGTGATGATCGTGGTCGCACTCATGTCGGGCTTTCTGTCCAACACCGGGACAGCGGCGGTCATGATCCCGGCCGTTCTGGGAATTGCCAGCCGTTCCGGGATGCGGCGTTCGCGCCTGCTCATGCCGCTGGCCTTCGCCTCGGCCATGGGCGGCAACCTGTCGTTGATCGGCGCTCCGGGCAATCTCATCGTCGACAGCACACTCACGAAGATGACCGATGGCGCCGCCCATTTCGGCTTTTTCTCCTATGCGCTGATCGGCCTGCCCATGATGGTGGTCGCGCTGGCATATTTCCTGTCCTTCGGCTACAAGCTGCTGCCGGACCATGAAGTCGCCGACGACGGCGCGTTTTCCGACGATATTCAGCCGGCCGCACCCTGGAAACAGTATCTGGCGCTGGGCGTACTGGCCGCCACGGTGCTGGCGATGGTGTTCAAGTCCTATGTGGGCCTGGGCATGCACGTCATCGGCGTGGTCGGCGCGCTGCTGCTGATCGTGGTCGGCGTGATGTCCGAATCCAAGGCGCTGCGTGCGATCGATGCTCGGGTGATCTTTCTGTTCGCCGGCATGCTGCCCATGGCCACCGCCATGCAGCAGACCGGGCTCGGGCGTCTGCTGGCCGAAAGCGTGGTCGACTGGCTCGGCGAAGCGCCGTCTCCCCGTGTGCTGCTGAGCGTACTGTTCGTGATCTCGGCGGGCTTGTCGCAGTTCATGTCCAACACGGCTACCACCGCCCTGCTCGCGCCAATCGGCGGCGCGATCGCGGTCGGCCTGGGCGCGGACCCGAGCGCCGTGCTCATGGCCGTATGTATCGGCGGTTCGTGCGCGTTCGCTACACCCCTGGGCATGCCGGCGAACACCATGGTGCTCGGCCTGGGCGGCTATCGTTTCAACGACTATGTCAAAGCCGGCTGGCCGTTGATCCTCATGGGTTATCTGGTATGCGTGATCCTGCTGCCAATGATCTGGCCGTTCTTCCCGGCGGCCCCCTGA